In the genome of Paenibacillus sp. FSL R5-0766, one region contains:
- a CDS encoding tetratricopeptide repeat protein — MLIKFLIFGLLWRIVGNPFIAILILLVILYFLDRRYVGVFPSFTKPLKRMRNISRLRQQLAMSPNEVSSKLELARLLIERKRYSEAHALLLELERPYEQSAEYWEALGTTELHLGNIEKGERHILQALEINPRVKYGRPYLTLAGAFKDTHEDKALDYVHQFQEIHSSSSEAYYLLGSVHRSLGRNADAKQAYEQSLNVYRSLPKYKKRQERRWAVRSWFRKRGL; from the coding sequence GTGCTTATTAAATTTCTTATCTTTGGCCTTCTATGGCGGATTGTAGGTAATCCGTTCATTGCCATCCTCATTTTACTCGTTATACTGTATTTCCTGGATCGTCGTTACGTTGGGGTGTTCCCAAGCTTCACGAAACCTCTTAAACGTATGCGTAACATCTCCCGGCTTCGGCAACAGCTTGCCATGAGTCCCAATGAAGTTTCTTCCAAGCTGGAACTGGCTCGCCTGTTAATTGAGCGCAAGCGTTACAGTGAGGCACATGCGTTATTGCTTGAACTGGAGCGCCCATACGAACAATCAGCTGAGTACTGGGAGGCATTAGGGACAACTGAGCTTCATTTGGGTAACATTGAAAAAGGCGAACGTCATATTTTGCAAGCCCTCGAGATCAACCCCAGAGTCAAGTACGGACGTCCGTACCTAACCCTTGCTGGAGCCTTCAAAGATACGCATGAGGACAAAGCGCTGGATTATGTGCATCAGTTTCAGGAGATTCATTCCTCTTCCAGTGAAGCTTATTATCTGCTCGGTTCGGTTCACCGTTCCCTTGGGCGCAATGCAGACGCAAAGCAGGCATACGAGCAATCGTTGAACGTTTATCGTTCGTTGCCCAAATACAAAAAACGTCAGGAGCGCCGCTGGGCTGTCCGCAGTTGGTTCCGCAAACGTGGATTGTAA
- a CDS encoding TetM/TetW/TetO/TetS family tetracycline resistance ribosomal protection protein, with translation MLYELDRRNIGIFAHVDAGKTTTTEHMLYESGVVRSPGRVDDGTTATDSLDIEKERGISVQAAMTSLIWKNTIIDLIDTPGHIDFSSEVERTLRVMDGAILILSAVEGIQSQSEAIWHALRLLRIPTIIYINKMDRIGASAPAVMEQIRSTLSPFACEIQAYQLHEDSFHGIDSLWNPNQDSLSDGTPSIPGLVEILAELDEEVMEAYIQETPLSQRDLNEAFLRYVHQGEMFPVCYGASGKGIGVTALLDAVLAFLPPPAQPVDSPVSGVVFKIERDRTMGRTAYVRMYGGSLHNRDTIHNSTRELEEKVTQIRRMDGRKWADTGAVHAGQIAALYGLSDTYVGDIIGNPEGVPPLPQMAVPLLTVQVHGKDPARYPDLVAALQELTDEDPLLDLQWLPEERELHLKVMGTIQLEILSSLLLSRFGLNVVFDPPSVIYKETPRTAGEGYIAYTMPKPCWAILRFKIEPLPRGSGLIYASTVRTDDLLLRYQNEVERRIPEALSQGMLGWEVTDLRITLVEGEHHVWHTHPLDFVVATPMGIMDGLSRTGTTLLEPLLQFRLTVPEEYGGKALSDLVHMRATFEAPVIGSGRCIIEGVMPLATSMDYPVKLRSETSGRGVLTTSFAGYQDCPADVNHTRKRRGVNPLDQSKYILSVRNAITS, from the coding sequence ATGTTATACGAATTAGATCGCAGGAATATCGGCATCTTCGCCCATGTGGATGCAGGGAAAACAACCACCACCGAGCATATGTTATACGAGAGTGGTGTCGTCCGCAGTCCGGGACGCGTGGATGACGGAACAACAGCCACAGACTCCCTGGACATTGAGAAAGAACGTGGCATATCCGTTCAGGCAGCCATGACCTCTCTGATCTGGAAGAACACCATCATTGACCTCATTGATACGCCTGGTCACATTGATTTTAGCTCCGAAGTAGAGCGAACGCTACGGGTAATGGATGGCGCTATTCTCATTCTGTCGGCAGTTGAAGGCATTCAGTCCCAGAGTGAAGCCATCTGGCATGCCCTTCGTTTACTCCGCATACCAACCATCATTTATATTAATAAAATGGATCGGATTGGCGCGTCTGCCCCAGCGGTAATGGAGCAGATTCGTTCCACCCTGTCCCCTTTCGCATGCGAAATCCAAGCGTATCAGCTCCATGAAGATTCATTTCATGGCATCGACTCCCTATGGAACCCGAATCAAGATTCTCTGTCAGATGGGACACCTTCCATTCCAGGTCTGGTCGAGATCCTTGCCGAGCTGGACGAAGAGGTGATGGAAGCCTACATCCAGGAAACTCCGTTATCGCAAAGGGATCTGAATGAAGCATTCCTGCGGTATGTGCATCAGGGTGAGATGTTCCCTGTGTGTTATGGCGCTTCCGGCAAAGGAATTGGCGTCACGGCATTGCTGGACGCAGTCCTTGCATTCCTGCCCCCACCTGCACAACCAGTGGATTCTCCCGTATCGGGTGTTGTATTCAAGATTGAACGTGATCGCACGATGGGACGCACGGCTTACGTCCGTATGTATGGTGGCAGCTTACACAATCGGGATACCATCCATAATTCGACGCGGGAGCTTGAAGAGAAAGTGACGCAGATTCGCCGCATGGATGGACGAAAATGGGCGGATACCGGTGCCGTTCACGCGGGGCAGATTGCTGCGCTGTACGGACTGAGTGACACATATGTGGGTGACATTATCGGCAATCCTGAGGGTGTACCTCCTCTGCCACAGATGGCTGTACCTTTGCTGACCGTACAAGTACATGGCAAGGACCCGGCACGTTACCCCGATCTTGTTGCAGCATTGCAAGAGTTGACGGATGAAGACCCCTTACTCGACCTGCAATGGTTGCCGGAGGAACGTGAACTGCATCTCAAGGTCATGGGAACCATTCAGCTTGAGATTTTATCCAGCCTGTTGCTAAGTCGTTTCGGATTGAATGTCGTGTTTGATCCACCATCCGTCATCTATAAGGAGACACCACGTACAGCCGGAGAAGGTTACATCGCCTATACGATGCCTAAGCCCTGCTGGGCCATCCTCCGCTTCAAGATTGAACCTTTGCCTCGCGGAAGCGGTCTGATCTATGCCTCAACCGTAAGGACAGATGATCTGCTGTTACGTTATCAGAATGAAGTTGAACGACGAATTCCGGAAGCCTTGTCTCAAGGTATGCTCGGTTGGGAAGTAACCGATCTGCGCATCACGCTGGTGGAAGGGGAACATCATGTCTGGCATACACATCCGCTGGATTTTGTTGTAGCCACGCCTATGGGAATCATGGATGGATTGTCGAGAACAGGTACCACGTTGCTGGAACCCCTTCTTCAGTTCCGGCTGACGGTCCCGGAGGAATACGGCGGTAAGGCCCTTAGCGATCTGGTACATATGCGGGCAACCTTCGAAGCCCCCGTCATTGGTAGTGGACGTTGTATTATTGAAGGAGTTATGCCTCTTGCCACCTCAATGGATTATCCGGTGAAACTGCGTTCCGAGACAAGCGGCCGCGGAGTGCTTACGACTTCGTTTGCCGGATACCAAGATTGTCCTGCGGATGTGAATCATACTCGCAAACGCAGAGGAGTTAACCCGCTGGATCAATCGAAATATATTTTAAGTGTACGAAACGCGATTACATCATAA
- a CDS encoding AraC family transcriptional regulator: protein MERSPVRTTIQAESGIPFRLVYSDTKSPQNELPDHLHDWHEIIYVYRGQGSIFIDTGLENMQEGDLFIIPGSTVHRALPDAGNPVTSSALFFSPGLLASTAGGAASSLLSLFERCRKQRVYKRHLNTEEQSQVAALIDDIQTEFQLGHHLSAHAALLRLQLLLIFLERLEAAGPANPGKSAPGPSWLSSTISHIDENLRNGLSLPELAQYASVSPAHFSRAFKRYTGMTLTDYALARRVIMAKEHLVQGDETMAAVADACGFDSLPHFYRQFKKLTGTTPAAYRRTMNSSR, encoded by the coding sequence ATGGAACGTTCACCTGTTCGTACGACTATTCAGGCAGAATCCGGTATTCCGTTCCGCCTGGTGTACAGCGATACCAAATCCCCTCAGAACGAATTGCCAGATCACCTTCACGACTGGCATGAAATTATCTATGTATATCGGGGTCAGGGAAGCATCTTTATTGATACGGGACTTGAGAATATGCAAGAAGGAGATCTGTTCATCATTCCTGGCAGCACGGTTCACCGAGCCTTGCCGGATGCAGGCAATCCTGTCACATCTTCCGCATTGTTCTTCAGCCCGGGATTGCTGGCATCCACAGCCGGAGGTGCTGCTTCTTCTTTGCTAAGCCTGTTTGAACGTTGTCGTAAACAACGTGTGTATAAGAGGCATCTGAACACAGAGGAGCAATCACAGGTCGCCGCCCTCATTGATGATATTCAGACCGAATTCCAGCTCGGTCATCATCTAAGCGCACATGCGGCCCTGTTAAGGCTGCAACTGTTACTCATTTTTCTGGAACGTCTGGAAGCTGCTGGACCTGCGAATCCGGGTAAATCCGCTCCGGGTCCCTCCTGGCTCTCTTCTACGATCTCTCATATTGACGAGAACCTTCGGAATGGCCTTTCCCTCCCTGAACTGGCGCAGTACGCCTCTGTATCCCCTGCCCATTTCAGTCGTGCCTTCAAACGATACACGGGAATGACTCTAACGGATTACGCATTAGCACGAAGGGTCATTATGGCGAAAGAGCATCTGGTGCAAGGTGATGAGACGATGGCAGCCGTTGCCGATGCTTGCGGGTTCGACAGCCTGCCCCACTTTTACCGTCAATTCAAAAAATTAACCGGTACAACACCCGCAGCATACCGCAGAACCATGAACAGTTCTCGTTAA
- a CDS encoding tagaturonate reductase, translating into MSASTKRPRLKLNLLGSDGQRKCKEIMERPVKVLQIGEGNFLRGFADWMLHESARQGKFHGSVAVTQPRPGGKAKLEQIRDQDGLYTMITRGLSQGKPVERTELISIFSQCINPYEEWDAFLNLAELPSLEFVISNTTESGLKYMYADYIEDEPVQSFPGKLTVFLHQRYLKFDGDPSRGLIHLPCELLEGNGDVLRSCVLRHSEDYGYSEGFRSWIENHNHFLNNLVDRIVTGAPTQEEADSLTNRWGYEDQLINTAEPYHFWAIQGDESLDKKLPLKQAGLNVHWVKDLKPFQVRKVRILNGSHTLMSSLGILQGKQHVRETMEDPYFGSWIREAVHQEIVPALDMPDHQLGQYAEEVFERFLNPYIDHKLQDIALNTIGKFKVRVLPTLLSYEQNQGSWPERLIQGFAGLLCLYRPVNTPEGYKAQRLNGEDILLRDDPDVLAALAAHWEGYDTLNRNQNQLDDRVAAVLSDTLVWGENLDAREGLRAALVREIGLLEGEGK; encoded by the coding sequence ATGTCGGCAAGCACGAAACGGCCAAGGTTGAAGCTGAATTTACTGGGGAGCGATGGTCAGCGCAAGTGCAAGGAGATTATGGAGCGTCCCGTGAAGGTTTTGCAGATTGGAGAAGGTAATTTCTTGCGGGGATTTGCAGACTGGATGCTTCATGAGAGTGCCAGACAAGGCAAATTCCATGGAAGTGTAGCTGTTACCCAACCACGACCGGGAGGCAAAGCCAAGCTGGAGCAGATTCGTGATCAGGACGGGTTATACACGATGATTACGCGAGGGCTGTCTCAAGGAAAGCCGGTTGAGCGGACAGAGTTGATCTCCATTTTCTCACAGTGTATCAATCCGTATGAGGAATGGGATGCCTTTCTGAACTTGGCGGAACTGCCTTCACTTGAGTTCGTTATTTCCAATACAACCGAATCAGGATTGAAATATATGTATGCGGACTACATCGAGGATGAACCCGTCCAATCATTTCCGGGGAAATTAACGGTTTTCCTGCATCAGCGATATTTGAAATTTGATGGTGATCCATCCAGAGGTTTGATTCATCTGCCATGCGAGCTGCTTGAAGGCAATGGTGACGTGCTTCGTAGTTGTGTTCTCCGTCATAGTGAGGATTATGGGTATTCGGAAGGCTTCCGCTCATGGATCGAGAACCATAATCACTTCTTGAACAATCTGGTAGATCGAATCGTAACAGGTGCGCCGACCCAGGAGGAAGCCGATTCCCTGACGAATCGCTGGGGGTATGAGGACCAGTTGATTAATACGGCAGAGCCATATCATTTCTGGGCCATTCAGGGTGATGAATCATTGGACAAAAAACTTCCTCTCAAGCAGGCAGGTCTCAATGTACATTGGGTGAAAGATCTGAAGCCTTTTCAGGTACGCAAAGTTCGTATTTTGAATGGGTCACATACCTTAATGTCATCCCTCGGCATTCTGCAAGGCAAGCAGCATGTGAGAGAAACGATGGAAGATCCGTATTTTGGCTCATGGATCAGGGAAGCTGTGCATCAGGAGATCGTGCCTGCTCTGGATATGCCCGATCATCAGCTGGGCCAGTATGCAGAAGAAGTGTTCGAACGGTTCCTTAACCCGTATATTGATCACAAATTGCAAGATATTGCTTTGAATACGATCGGGAAATTCAAGGTGCGTGTGCTGCCAACACTATTGTCTTACGAGCAAAATCAGGGAAGTTGGCCAGAACGTTTAATTCAAGGGTTTGCTGGATTATTGTGTCTCTATCGTCCGGTAAATACGCCAGAAGGTTACAAGGCACAACGACTGAATGGAGAGGACATTCTGCTGCGGGATGACCCGGATGTCCTGGCTGCTTTGGCCGCACACTGGGAAGGTTATGACACGCTTAACAGGAATCAGAACCAACTGGATGACCGGGTAGCGGCTGTGTTGTCGGATACCTTGGTCTGGGGCGAAAATCTGGATGCAAGAGAAGGGCTGCGTGCAGCACTTGTTCGTGAAATCGGATTGTTGGAAGGTGAAGGGAAATGA
- a CDS encoding altronate dehydratase family protein: MNTTSTINDWIAIQPQDDVIIALRDYAKGECITLPDGVSFTLLDDVPKGHKIAVHTLAPGDDVMKYGFSIGIAQEQIEQGSWIHSHNLKTGLHGLLEYEYQPGAQVQTDMPPEHLRSFDGYLRPNGEAGIRNEIWIVNTVGCINKVCEALARMGQSQFGSRVDGVFHFPHPFGCSQLGDDLKYTQQLLASLVEHPNAGGVLVIGLGCENNQVDEFRECIAPEYRGKVRFLKAQETDDELEEGLRLMEELVEIVEHEQRQSLPLSKLKIGLKCGGSDGLSGITANPLVGAVADMLVAAGGTAILTEVPEMFGAETILMNRAANEQVFHDLVDLVNGFKQYFVNHGQNIYENPSPGNKAGGITTLEEKSLGCTQKGGRSSVVDVLRYGKRVTQTGLNIVEAPGNDLVSVTALSAAGAHIVLFTTGRGTPFGGPVPTVKIATQSDLANRKKHWIDFNAGQLLEGQTMDEVKVQLFSQLIDIASGRSHTLSEQHGFREIAIFKDGVIL; the protein is encoded by the coding sequence ATGAACACAACAAGTACAATCAATGACTGGATTGCCATTCAACCACAGGATGATGTCATTATAGCGCTCCGGGATTATGCCAAAGGAGAATGCATTACCCTGCCAGACGGAGTTTCTTTTACCTTGCTGGATGACGTGCCCAAAGGACATAAGATTGCTGTGCATACCCTGGCACCGGGTGATGATGTGATGAAGTATGGTTTCTCCATCGGGATTGCCCAAGAGCAGATTGAGCAGGGAAGCTGGATTCATAGTCACAACCTGAAGACGGGTCTGCACGGATTGCTTGAATATGAGTATCAACCGGGAGCCCAGGTGCAGACGGACATGCCTCCGGAACATCTGCGCTCATTCGATGGATATTTGCGTCCCAATGGTGAAGCAGGTATTCGTAATGAGATCTGGATTGTGAATACGGTTGGATGTATCAATAAAGTGTGTGAAGCTTTGGCACGTATGGGGCAGTCCCAGTTTGGAAGCCGGGTAGATGGTGTATTTCACTTTCCGCATCCATTCGGGTGTTCACAGCTTGGTGATGATCTGAAGTATACACAACAGTTGCTGGCCTCCTTGGTGGAGCATCCGAATGCAGGAGGCGTGCTCGTCATCGGTCTGGGCTGTGAGAACAATCAGGTCGATGAATTCCGTGAGTGTATTGCTCCGGAATACCGCGGTAAAGTACGGTTTCTCAAAGCACAGGAAACGGATGACGAGCTTGAGGAAGGGCTTCGACTGATGGAAGAACTTGTGGAGATCGTTGAACATGAACAACGACAGTCGCTTCCACTCAGTAAACTCAAAATTGGTTTGAAGTGTGGCGGTTCCGATGGTTTATCCGGCATTACAGCCAATCCGCTGGTCGGTGCAGTTGCTGATATGTTGGTTGCTGCCGGGGGGACGGCTATTCTGACGGAAGTTCCGGAGATGTTTGGTGCGGAGACGATCTTAATGAACCGGGCTGCCAATGAACAGGTATTTCACGATTTGGTGGACCTCGTGAACGGCTTCAAGCAATATTTTGTGAACCATGGCCAGAACATCTATGAGAATCCTTCACCTGGGAATAAGGCTGGTGGCATCACAACGCTAGAGGAAAAGTCACTTGGATGTACGCAAAAGGGAGGACGTTCTTCCGTAGTCGACGTTCTACGTTATGGCAAACGTGTAACTCAGACCGGTCTGAACATTGTAGAAGCACCGGGTAATGACCTGGTATCTGTAACGGCACTGTCTGCGGCGGGTGCACATATTGTGCTCTTCACAACAGGGCGGGGGACTCCCTTCGGAGGCCCGGTACCTACAGTCAAGATTGCGACCCAATCCGATCTGGCGAATCGCAAAAAACACTGGATTGACTTCAACGCAGGCCAGCTGTTGGAGGGGCAGACGATGGATGAGGTGAAAGTACAGCTGTTCAGCCAACTGATTGACATTGCTTCTGGGCGGTCACACACACTTAGTGAGCAGCATGGATTCCGGGAGATTGCCATATTCAAGGATGGCGTGATTCTCTAA